Genomic window (Dyadobacter fanqingshengii):
TCCCTTGGCCAGATTGTATTTGTCATAAAACAATTTCAAAAAGTGCCTGTAAGCCTTATTCACCTTGAAAAAGCGCTTTGGTGGCACTTCTCCGATGTTGTTCCAGGCGTTGCGCACTTCCCTTGCTTTCTGATAAGCATCGTCAAGATCACGTGAATAGCTGAGCGTTTTGGTGATCTTGATCAGCTTTTCGTACTCTTCTATACGGAACTGATTGATTTTGTTCTGTTCATCGAAATAATCCCTTCTGCGTTGGAAGAAATCGTCCAGGATGGTTTGAAATGTTGTTTCAACTTCTTCCTGATATTCTTTCTCAACGGGCCCTGTGCGAATCCATTTGGCTTTTATCTCCTGAATCTGATCCGTTGCTGCGGTGTAATCTTCAATAGCCGCTGCCACTTTCACATCTTCGATCAATGCGCGTTTGATTTCCAGGTTTTTAAGTTGATTAACTTCGATCAAACCTTTCAGATATTCCTCTTTCTCTTCCAGTCTTTGCAACAACGGAACAAAGTCCCCGAGTGCATCAAAACCTTTAAGCTTACGTTGAAGCTGGATTAGCTTGGTCAGATAAGAACCCTTGTTAAGTGCCTCATCTATTTCTTGTTCCAACTGCTCCACTTTGTTCAGAACGATATTAAAACGATTTTTAAAATAATCAATCGCTTCCTGCTCTGTTCTCTTTACTTCTCCAATTTGCCGGTCGGGGAATTCCAAATACCCCTTTAAAAATACTTTGCTGTCTTTAACATAGCCGTATTCATCATTCAACGTGGCATTTTCCATTCTTTCAATTTTTTTATCTGCTAAGTGTAGGGATAATAACGATATTTGTTACGCACAAATTAAACAAAAAATGAGTAACGAAACCATTATTTTCTCAATGTCGGGGGTTAACAAAATCATTCCTCCTAACCGGCATATCATTAAAAACATCTATTTATCCTTTTTTTATGGTGCTAAAATCGGGGTTTTAGGTTTAAACGGATCAGGTAAATCAACGCTTTTACGCGTTATAGCAGGAATTGATAAGGATATTCAGGGAGACGTGGTTTTTTCTCCGGGCTATTCGGTCGGAATGCTTGAACAAGAACCCAAAC
Coding sequences:
- a CDS encoding DUF349 domain-containing protein, producing the protein MENATLNDEYGYVKDSKVFLKGYLEFPDRQIGEVKRTEQEAIDYFKNRFNIVLNKVEQLEQEIDEALNKGSYLTKLIQLQRKLKGFDALGDFVPLLQRLEEKEEYLKGLIEVNQLKNLEIKRALIEDVKVAAAIEDYTAATDQIQEIKAKWIRTGPVEKEYQEEVETTFQTILDDFFQRRRDYFDEQNKINQFRIEEYEKLIKITKTLSYSRDLDDAYQKAREVRNAWNNIGEVPPKRFFKVNKAYRHFLKLFYDKYNLAKGIEPKVRVDPRIVEQQKLLQQAETLLRSPDIIEASQEAKVLLSKWKEIKIPFKMADKELAERFRMVCDKIFELSYLARVISRKYPAFEMKSPEEQLRTKYRELEWLAKREKSDLEFAILEFDRTATGDPEQDKQAAGRINIQKRKVQMKEKILSEFERKLKTITG